Proteins from one Ficedula albicollis isolate OC2 chromosome 3, FicAlb1.5, whole genome shotgun sequence genomic window:
- the SDHAF4 gene encoding succinate dehydrogenase assembly factor 4, mitochondrial isoform X3, with the protein MFLGPKIIICADFGAHELNVKKESSLLCHVRSSSSSKPGGRSGPAKQPLKKPKLPVGRFDEPEESSMEKEPLEMPVVKKAALQHFFGAVFLLFYYY; encoded by the exons ATGTTTCTAGGGCCAAAAATAATTATCTGTGCTGATTTTGGTGCTCATGAATTGAATGTTAAAAAAG AGTCATCGCTTCTTTGCCATGTGcggagcagctccagctctaaGCCAGGAGGAAGATCTGGACCTGCTAAGCAGCCACTAAAGAAACCAAAGTTACCAGTGGGTCGGTTTGATGAACCAGAAGAGTCCAGTATGGAGAAGGAGCCCTTGGAAA tgcCTGTAGTTAAGaaagcagcacttcagcacTTTTTTGGAGCTGTCTTCCTgctcttttattattattag
- the SDHAF4 gene encoding succinate dehydrogenase assembly factor 4, mitochondrial isoform X1 — MFLGPKIIICADFGAHELNVKKESSLLCHVRSSSSSKPGGRSGPAKQPLKKPKLPVGRFDEPEESSMEKEPLEKFPDGINPTTKERGGPRGPEPTRFGDWERKGRCIDF, encoded by the exons ATGTTTCTAGGGCCAAAAATAATTATCTGTGCTGATTTTGGTGCTCATGAATTGAATGTTAAAAAAG AGTCATCGCTTCTTTGCCATGTGcggagcagctccagctctaaGCCAGGAGGAAGATCTGGACCTGCTAAGCAGCCACTAAAGAAACCAAAGTTACCAGTGGGTCGGTTTGATGAACCAGAAGAGTCCAGTATGGAGAAGGAGCCCTTGGAAA AATTCCCTGATGGAATCAATCCTACTACAAAAGAGAGAGGTGGACCTAGAGGCCCCGAACCTACACGTTTTGGAGACTGGGAGAGAAAAGGACGTTGTATAGATTTCTAA